The Tautonia plasticadhaerens nucleotide sequence GCTGGAGGACGCCTCCCAGGTCGAGGAGCGTCCCGGGATGGGGCTGATCGGGGTGGTCGACGGCCGTCCGATTCGGATCGGCAGCCGGGCGCAACTGCTGGCCTCCCATCTCGGGGCCGGGGCCGAGCTGCCCCCCTCGGCCGAGGGGATGGAATGCGTCGCCGAGGTCGACGGCCGGTACGCCGCCGCCTTCCGGTTCCGGGATGAGCCGAGGAGGGAGGGGGCCTCGTTCATCGGCCACCTCGGGCCGAAGCACCGGTTCGACCGCGTCCTGATCGTCTCCGGGGACCGGGAGTCGGAGGTCCGGTACCTGGCCGACCGCGTCGGCATCGGCGAGGTGTTCGCCTCGCAGTCCCCCGAGCAGAAGGTGGCGATCGTCCGGGAGGAGGCGGGACGGGCGCCGACCGTCTTCCTCGGCGACGGCATCAACGACGCCCCCGCCCTGGCCGCCGCCACCGTCGGCGTCGCCTTCGGCCGGAACAGCGACATCACCGCCGAGGCGGCCGGGGCCGTCATCCTCGACACCTCGCTCTCCAAGGTCGACGAGCTGTTCCACATCAGCCGGCGATTGCGCACGATCGTCCTGCAGAGCGCCCTCGGGGGCATGGGCCTGAGCCTGGTGGGGATGGCCTTCGCCGCCCTCGGGTACCTGCCGCCGGTGGCCGGGGCGATCGCGCAGGAGGTGATCGACGTCCTGGCCGTCGTCAACGCCCTCCGGGTCGCCTTCCCCCCCCGCTCGCTCACCGACTTCGAGCCCCGGGACGCCCCCGACGCCCCGCCCCCGACCCGGCCCGTCACCCCCTGATCGCCCCCGGGACGGCCGGCGACGACGGCCGGACGGCGGGCCATCGCCCCGGCGTCGGCGGTCGTCTCCCGTCGCCGATCCGGGCCCGGCCGCCGCGATCGACGAGGGTCGGCGAGGGTCGGCGAGGCGGCCCGCCGCCGGGACCGGCCGGATCGGGCGTCCGGCGGCGGGTCATTTTTCGAATTTTTCCCGGAAGCCGCTTGTGATTGCCACCACGCTTCGCTATTCATGATTGATCCCAAACGGGTGTCCTGCCCGCGAAGGATGTCCGGCGGCCGACCCGCTCCTCTCCTGTCGGCGGCCGACTCGACCTCCCGGCCGGCCCCGGGGACTTTCGAAGTCCGCGGTCCCCGGCCAGGTGTTTTCGCGTACGCCATCGTCTCGAATCCGCATCACCGCCCGAATGTGTCGACGACCCCCGCGCCGCCTGGCGGCGGGAGGCCGTCGTGATCCGTGTTCCGGTCACCCACCTCAGCGCGCGGAGCAGGGCCTCGCCGAGGGCCGTCGGCCCCGGGTGCGCCCGGCCCCCGCCGAGGATCCGGAGTCGGCCCGCGCCGATCCCCCCCGGAGGTCCCTGGTCTCAATGGCGTCGAACCCCCCGACCCGAGGCCCCGGCGGGCGACGCGACGCGTCGGCCCCGGGCGGCGAGGGGGGAGGGATGCGGATCGATCCGACCTGATCCGACTGATCGTCCTCGGATGCCGGCCACCCGGCAGGGACTTCGATGGCCCGGGCCACGAGCCCCGTCGCACCCGAGCGACTCGCCGAGGAGAAGTCCCGCTCTCGCGGAGTCATCATGAGTCGATGCGAGATGTTCGTCGCCGTGATCCTGGGGGCCGCCCTGGGCTCGGCGGGCTGCTCCGACCAGGGCGGCGTCATCAACGAGACGGTCCGCCCCCCCGACGACCCGGACGCGGCCTCGGAAGGCCTGGCCGCCCCGATCTCCCCCGCGGCCGACGCGCCCCCGGCAGGTCCGCAGTCCATCAAGAACCAGGTCGGCGGCGGGACGCCGCAATAATCGCCGCCCCCCCGCGCCAGGCCGTGCCGCCCCCGCCCCGGCGGCCGGCCCCGATCCCGCGACCCCCCGGGGCGATTTCCTACCCGATCCATTCTCCCGAGGATCCCCTTCCGATGCGACCCGACCATCCCCCCCCGATCGCCGGGAGCCGCAGGCTCCGCGGCTTCACCCTGATCGAGCTGCTCGTCGTCATCGCCATCATCGGCGTCCTGATCGCCCTGCTGCTGCCCGCCGTGCAGAGCGCCCGGGAAGCCGCCCGCCGGGCCCAGTGCACCAACAACATGAAGCAGCTGGCCCTGGCCCTGCACAACTACATGGACGTCAACGGCACGACGCCCATGGGCCTCTATTACCAGCGCAACAGCGACGGCGATTTCTACACCTCGGGCAGCCTGTTCGTCCCGCTCATGCAGTTCGTCGAGGGGACGCAGGTCTTCAACATGATGAACTTCAGCCTGAACATGTACGCCTCGGCCAACACGTCGGTGTCGGCCGTGGGCGTGGCGACGCTCTGGTGCCCCAGCGACGCGGCGATCAGCGAGAGCCACACCTACCCGGCCGGCACCGGCGCCTTCGATGGCGTCGAGCTGCCGATGCGCTACTCCAGCTACGCCGGCAACGCCGGCACCTGGTTCCAGACCCCGCCGAACACCTCCACGGTCTTCGGCGAGCGCATGGGCCAGCGCAACGGCATGATGTACTTCGTGGGCTTCCCCCCGGACATCGGCAAGAGCGGCTCCGCCGCGACGATCGCCGACGTCCGCGACGGCACGAGCAATACCTTCGCCTTCGGCGAGCGCGCCCACGGCATGCTGCCGGACAGCCAGATCCACGACTGGCAGTGGTGGTCCTCGGGCAATAACGGCGACACGCTGTTCACCACCTACCACCCGCTCAACCCGCACCGCAAGATCCCGAACTTCGAGTGCAACGCCGGCTGCGTGAACCTCGGCGGCGGCTTCTCGACCTGGGTCAACTCCGCGTCCAGCTTCCACCCCGGCGGCGCGAACTTCGCCTTCATGGACGGCTCGGTCCGCTTCCTGAAGGACACGATCGACTCCTGGCCGATCGACACCTCCACCGGCTTCCCCCTGGGCGTCAGCCGGCCGAGCCCCTACCTCTGGGTCGTCGCCCCGGCGGCCAAGGTGGGCGTCTACCAGGCGCTCTCGACCCGCAAGGGCGGCGAGGTCATCAGCGCCGACCAGTTCTGATCCCGCCCGATTGCCAAGGAGCCGGAATCCGGGCCGGGGGGCCATCGCCCCCCGGCCCTCCCCCTTCCTGGGCACGGCCCGGGCCCGATCCGGGCCGCACCTCCCCGGGAATCCCCCCGACCGGCCCGGCCAGGGCGGGAATCCCGTTGCATCGGGGGATCGCTCATCCCTAGAATCGTGACGTCGGTGCGAGTTCTCCCATCGGTCGATCGGTGCGATGGAGGGCGGCATGGAACACGGCGTCCCGCTCGACCGCCTGCCGGCGGGCCTGCACTTCCCCCCCGAGTTCGAGGGCCGCATCCGGTACGACGCCGATCGGCGTCGCCTGGCCTTCCTCGGCTTCATGAGCCGGGCCGATTTCGACACCCTCTCCCGGCTCAGCCCCGACTGGCCCTACCGCCGGGCCGTGGAGGAGCTGTTCCGGTCCGGAACCGCCGACGACGCCCCCCCTCGATGGGGCCTGAGGCGCCTGCTCGCGTCGGTCTCCGGGATGTCCTGACCGGATCGGGCCGGCCGGGCCGATCCTGCCGACCCGACGGCCCGCCGCCGGGCGGGTCACTGCACGACGATCGCGCCGACCTTGTCCCGGTCGAACGACAGGTGGTCCTTGATCGCGGCGACCTCGGCCCTGGGGTCCTCGTAGCTCCAGGCCACGTCGTCGATGACCCGATCGCCGACGGACAGGCGGAAGTAGGATGCGTCCCCCTTGAACGGGCAGTGCGTCGACCGCTCGCCTCGATCCATCGCCGCCATGACGACGTCTTCCCTGGGGAGGTAGTAGGCCGTCGCCATCGCCCCCTCCTTCAGGGCGAGGGCCCGAGTCGAGTCGGCGATCGTCTTGTCGGCGTAGGTCACGAGGACTCGGCCGGCGACCGGCTCGATGGTGATCTGGTGCGGGTTGCTCATCGCGGGGCATGCCTCCGGGTCGAGCTCGGGGGGTCTGGTCCGATCGGATCCCTCCCATCCTCGCAGGTTCCGGGCCTCCGGCAAGGCCGTCGGCCCTCGGAGGGCCGACGGCCCCGTCGCCCACCCCGACGCCGACGCCGACGGCCTCGAATATCGGGACGGTCCCGGCCGTCTCCGATCCGGGACGGTACGTCGATGGTCTCGCATCGGCGTCGGGCGTCGGGCCGTCGACCTCCGATCGGCCCGGGACTCGCCCGACTGGGGTCCCCTCCGCCGTCCACATCGGTTCGACCCGGATGAGGGCCGATCGGCGGGCCGCACCCCCCGACGGGCCGACGGGCCGACGGGCCGGAACGAAACGGAGTCTCGACATGCGACCGGCATCCTCGACGAGATCCTCGGCATCCCTCCGGCGGCTCGGCGCGACGGCGATGCTGCTGCTAGCGTCCCCGCCGACAAGCCGGGCCGCCGACGACGGCCCGGCCCCTCCCCCCCCGGCCGAGGTCCTGGAGGCCGGCCGGGAGCTGTTCACCCGGTCCTGGATGCCGGGAGACCCGAGGAGCCGGGCGGGGGACGGCCTCGGGCCGGTCTTCAACGCCCAAGCCTGCGTCGACTGCCACGACCGGGGGGGCGTCGGCGGCGCCGGCCTGTCGGCCCGGAACATCGAGATCGCCTCGGCCTCCGGGGGGGCCCCGGGCGGGGCGCCCGGGTTCTTCTACGCCATGAACATGAACTTCGCCGCCGGGCGGTTCGAGTACCGCTTCGGGCCCCCGCCGTCGGGCCGGGCCGGCCGCGAGCCCGACCCGGCCGACCGGGCGAGGCTGGAGGCGATCCACCCCGGCTTCCGGGAGGCGTCCGGCGTGGTGCTCCACCGCTTCGGGGTCGACCCCGAATATGCCTCCTGGAGGGCCGGGGTGCCGGGGAGACACGGCCTCGTCTCGGTCCGGATCTCCCGGAGGAACCCGACTCCCCTGTTCGGGGTCGGCCGGATCGACGCCATCCCCGACGAGGCGATCGAGGGGGCCGCCCGGCGGTCCTCACGGGCCCGATCGACCCGGGGACGCGTCTCCCGGCTGCCCGACGGCCGGGTCGGCCGGTTCGGCTGGAAGGGGCAGACCGCCACCCTGGAGGAGTTCATCCGGTCGGCCGCCGCCGGCGAGCTGGGCCTGGAGGTCCCCGGTCACAGCCAGGCCGTCGACCCCCGACTCCCCGGCATCGGCGCCCCGGGGCCGGATCTGGACCAGGCGGACGTCGGCGCGTTGACCGCCTTCGTCCGCTCCCTCCCCGGACCGGTCTCCGATCCCGACGCCGATGACAACCGGGCCGAACTGGTCGAGGCCGGGGCCGAGACCTTCCGGTCGCTCGGCTGCGCCTCCTGCCACGTGCCGGATCTCGGCGGGGTCGAGGGGCTCTACAGCGACCTACTCCTGCACGACATGGGCCCCCGTCTGGTCGACACCGGCTCCTACGTCGCCTTCGGCGCCCGGCCGACCGCGCCCGCCGCCGTCCCCGTCGCCGAGGGCTCACCCGCCTCGGAGCACGAGTGGCGGACTCCCCCGCTCTGGGGCCTGCGAGACTCCGGCCCCTACCTGCACGACGGCCGGGCCGCCACCATCTCCGAGGCGATCCTCCTGCACGACGGCCAGGGCCTCGCCGCCTCCCGACGCTTCTCCCGGCTCTCCGGCCGTCGCCTGGAGCAACTGGAGGCGTTCCTCATGTCGCTGGCCGCCCCATCGGAGCAGGAAGCCCGCCCCTTGTTCGCAATCGATCCGTGACGGGAGGCGTTCCAGGGAGCTGGAGAGACCAGGGTCGAATCGGTCACCGCTCGGAAGGCACCGATCAGTTCGAAATGGAGTCGCGTAGCGTATTGGCAACCACGATCACGACCTTCCCGATCAGCGAAGAGTTCAGGACGAACAGGCCGAGTCCCGCCAGGATCAAGGTCGCCCGGACCAGGTGCAGACAGTCGTCATTCCGCAACAGGAGGGAATTTCGGCTCTTCATGGGAGGAGTCTCACGAGGGGGAGTTCAGGGGAGGAGCCCGCATTACAGCGGGCCATGGTGTTTGATCGGGGAGACTCTCGGAGGCAGATCGTTGCATCGAGTCAGTTCGTCAGCGCGGTCATCACCACCTGGAAGGTCGAGCCCACGCGATTGCCCAGCCCCGTGATCGAGAGCAGGGAAGCCAGCACGATCAGGGCCAGCATCAGGGCGTACTCGACGGCAGCCACGGCGTCGTCATCCCGGACCAGTCGGTCGGCGATCCGAAGCATCAGCGTGATTCCTTGATCGGAGTCGGGCAGGGAGTTCCCGTCGCTCGACAGGCTGCACAGTGTACGTCACGGCTCCGCACGCAAGGACGCATGTTGTCACGAATCAACGGTCCGAACGATGCGCCAGTCGTGGCCGAATCCTCAAGGGGGTCGGGAGCCGGAACGCGAACCGGCCGCCGCACCCCGAGGGGGCGCGGCGGCCGGTCAGGTCCGGGCGATTGGCCGATCGGCCGACCGATCAGGTCAGGTTCGGCAGCGGGCCCTCGCCGCAGAAGTCGGGGTTGCCGAAGCGTTCGATGCGGTGGCCGAAGGCGTGGGCGAAGGAGAGCAGCAGCCGGTTGTGGTGGGCGTCCTTGTACTTGAGCGAGCGGCCCATCTTGAAGCCGAGCCCGCCGCCGACGAGGACGAAGGGGATGTCGTTGAGCGTGTGCGAGTTCCCCTTGCCCAGCTCGTTGGTCCAGACGATCGTCGTGTTGTCGAGCATCGTCCCCTCGCCGCCCGGCTCGGGGGTCTCGGCCAACCGCTTCGCCAGGTAGGCGACCTGCTCGCAGTACCAGGTGTTGATCCGGGTCAGCTTGTCGACGGCGTCCTCGTTGCTGTCCGGCTCGTGCGAGAGCTCGTGGTGCCCCTCGTCGATGCCGATCCAGCGCATCTTCGGCTGGCCGACGGAGTTGGTGATCTGGAAGGTGGCGACCCGGGCGAAGTCGGCCGCGAAGCTGTTGACCATCAGGTCGATCTGCTGCTTCGAGATCCGGGGCATGTCGTCGTTCTCGGCCTCGTCGAGCCCCGGCTCCAGCTCGGGGACGGCGTGGCCGACGTCCTTGATGTCCCCGGCCGAGGCGAGTTGCTGCTCCATCTCCCGGACGAAGGTGGCGTGCTCGTCGAGCAGGCGGCGGTCCTCGGCGCTGACGGCCGATCGGACCTTGACGAGGTCGTCCTTCAGGTCGTCGAGAATGCTCCGCAGGCTCTCCTGGTCCTTCAGGCGGCCGTAGAGCTTGTTGAACATCTGGTACGGGTCGTCGATCGGCGTCAGCGGCTTGTTCGGCCCGGCGTAGGACATCCGGGTCCAGGTGTCGGCCCGGTCGGGCACCATGACGCCGAACTCCAGCGAGCCGAACCGGGTGCGGGTCGACTCATCGGCCTGGAGGTAGTTCTTGATCTCCTGGTCGATCGACACCCCGCTGGCCCAGCCGGCCGGGGTGTGCGAGCCGCCCTGGATGTTGCCCGGGAACAGCTCGGCGCCGGTCAGGAGGCAGCCGATGCCCCTCATGTGGTTGTCGCCGTCGCCCCGGACCTTGTCGCAGACGCCGTTGAGCACGAGCGTCTGGCCCTTGAACGGTTCCAGGGGCTTGAGGATCGGCTTGAGCTGGAAGTCCTCCCCCTCCTCGTCCGGCCAGAAGGTGTCGGGGAAGATGCCGTTGGGGCTGAAGACGACGACCAGGCGCTGCTTGCGCGACCCCTGGTTGGCGAACCCGAGGCTCGGCAGGTTGAGGATGAACGGCAGGGCGGCGCCGCCGATGCCGAGGCGACGGACGAAATCTCGGCGGGTGGTGGTCCGGGCCATGGGAGGTTGCCCCCTCTCTGGGTCTCGGAGTCGCCGGGCGGGGCCGGGCGGGGCCGTTCGCCGGGCATCGGGTTCGATTCGGATCAGCGGATGATGGCGGCCGGCGGAGGTCCGATACCGGACCGGACACCGGATGGTAACGCTACTCGGAGGCCGACGCGAGGCCCGGCCGCTGCCGGGGGACCAAGGCGGTCCGGGAGACGATCTCGACGAGCAGCTCCCGGATGTTGTAGCCGTCGGCGGCGAAGTCGCCGCGGAGGTCGGCCAGGGTGTCGGGGCCGTAAGCCCGCACCGGCTGCTTGACCAGGTGCTGGAAGACCTGCTCGACGAAGGCGTCGTGCACCTCCTCGCTGGAGGCGAGGAACTCGGCCAGCTCCCGGACGCCCTCGAAGGTGGCCGTCTCGCCGGTCCGGGTCTTGTACAGGCCGGAGGCGTCGACCGGCTTGCCCTTCTCCTCCGGCCGGAATCGGCCGACGGCGTCGAACCGCTCGAGGGCGAAGCCCAGGGGGTTGATCATCCCGTGGCAGGACATGCACGATTCGGGGCTGGTCTGCAGGGCCACCCGTTCCCGGGTCGTCAGGTCCTGGTGCAAGTCGGGCGCCAGCGGGGAGACGGCCACCGGCGGGGGCCGGAGCCGCTGGCCCAGCACCCCCCGGGCGAGGAAGACGCCCCGGTGGATCGGCGAGGTCTCCGCGGTGTACGAGAGGTTGGCCAGCAGGTACGGGTGCGAGAGCACGCCGGCCCGGTCCCCCATGCCCTCGGCGACCTCGTCGAACTCGGGGGAGTCGGCCGGCAGGTCGGCGCCGTAGAACTCGGCGAGGCGGCCGTTGAGGTACAGCTCCCGGTCCAGCAGCAGGCGGCGGAAGTCGGCCGACTCGTCCTCCCAGGCGACGTCCTCGAGGAACAGGTCGAGCGAGGTCCTCAGGTCGGAGATGACCCGCTCGTCGAACTCGGCGAAGTGCTCAGGGTCCTTGGCGAGGTCGGGCACGTCCTCGACCTTGAGCCAGCGGTGGAAGAAGTCGAGCAGCTTGGCGCGGGCCCTCTGGTCGCCGACCATGCGGCGGGCCTGCTCCTCGACCTGCTCCGGGGTGGAGAGCCTGCCCTCGGCGGCGGCCTCGAGCAGCGGCCCGTCGGGGATCGAGTCCCAGAGGGCGAAGGAGATCCGGGAGGCGACGTCGTAGGCGTCGGGCTCCTCGCTGAGCTCCCGGTAGAGGAACCGGGGGGACTTCAGGGTGAGCAGGACGACGCGCTTGATGGCGGTCCCGGCGTCGGGGGCGCCGTCGAACTGGCGGGCGACGTAGAGGTCGCGCTGCTCGTCGGAGAGGGGGCGTCGGAAGGCCCGCTCGACGAGGGTCGAGGCGAAGTCGCGGAGCTTTGCGTCCCGGTCGGGGTCGTCCCGCTCGATCCCGGCCAGCTCGTCGAGGTGCTCGGCCACGTACGCGGCGACCTCGATGGCCCCCTCGGTCGTGGCCGACTCCCAGGCGGCCGAGACGGTGTTGCCCCGGTCGTAGCCGACGCTCCGGTCGTCGGGAGGGAAGGGGGTGACGGGCACGAAGACCCGGGGGGCCCACTCGGGGGACAGGTGACGGGCGGGGATGACCTCGGCGGCCCGCCGGGGGGGGGCCCATTCCAGCGAGATCGAGGCCGGGATCTCCGGCTGCTCCTCGTCCTCCTTCTTGACCCCCTGGTTCGCCTTCGAGAACTCGACCCGGAGCCGATACGGCCGGCCGGCCAGCAGGTCGATCTCGGCGTGGTGCTCGGTCATGTCGCCCGACTGGACGTAGCCGTCGATCAGCTCCTTCTCGTCGTCGTTGAGCCAGACCCGGATGGCGTGCTCGGTCCGGACGATGATCTCGTAGGTGCCGGACTCGGGGGGCAGCAGCGAGCCCTCCCACTGGATCGAGAACTCGTTGGGCTTGTCGAACCCCTCGTCCTCGGGGTCCGGGGTCCCGGGGCCGAAGTCGAAGTCGATCCGGGGGTCGACGCGCTCGATGACCCGATTGTCCCGCCGGGTCCGTCGGCCGTTGTAGTACTCGCCCTTCAGGCCGCGCTCGTCCCCCCAGTGCGCCCGGGGCCGGAAGCTGCCGACGAGGTCGGAGACGGCGTTCCGGTACTGGGGGACGGTCAGCCGGGCCAGCTCGATCCGGGCCGGGGCGTTGCGGGCCCGGGCGATCTCCGAGTAGAAGGCGTCGTAGACGTACCGGGCGACCGCCTCGGCGTCCTCGCCGACGCACTCCTCGGCGAAGCCGGGCGGCATCTCCTCGTCGACGTAGCCGGCCAGGCCCTCGACGGTCTTGTCCCCTTCCAGGGGGTAGGGGTAGTCCAGCTCGGTCCCCTCGCCGTCGTCGCCGTGGCACTCGGCGCACTGGTTCCGGTAGATCTCGGCCCCCCGGGCGACCAGCTCGTCCTCGGCGGGGGAGGCGAGGCTCGGGGAGCCGAGCAGGGCGACGGCCAGCGCGGCCATCGGGCCGGCGGCGAGGGGCCTGCTCCGGGCGGGGTCCTGGGGCGGGGACATCATCATCATCGCGGCGGGCCCTCCGGTGAGGAGGCTTCGGTGTCGATTGCGGGGCGACACGCGACTCGGGCGGGGAGGCCCCGGGCGTCGGGGCCCGGGGCGGCGGGGAGGCGAGCGGCGGGGCCGGATCGGGCGATCCGGGGTCGTCTCAAGACCTCGTCGACGGCCGCTCCAGGCCGGTCCCTTCATCTCGGATCGGCTCGATCATCGTTTGTTGTACACAATACGAACGGCGGGGGTCAAGGGTTCGGGATTCTCGACGGCCGGGCCCGGCGGGCGGGGGATCTCCCGAGGGCCCTCCCCGGCGACTCCCCGGATCGGCTAGACTGGGCTGAATGGACCGGACGGACGCCGAGACCGGGCCGGGACGGCCGGGCCCGGCGACGCGAGGCCGGGGCTCGTCGGCCGGGGGACGCCTCGACGGGCGGGGGGAGGCTGGGGATGCCGATTCGAGTCCGCTGCCAGTGCGGCCAGAAACTCAAGGCGCCCGACGCCTTCGCCGGCCGTCACGTGCGGTGCCCGGTCTGCAAGACCAAGGTGCCGATCCCCGCCCCCTCGGCCGATCCCGAGGCCCCGGCGCCTCCCCTTCCCCCCGACTCGAATCCGGCCCCGGCCCCGATCCCGACGCCCGAGGTCGCCGTGGGGCCGTCGCCAATCCCCGTCGACTCCCACCGGCCCGGGGGGCCTCCCACCGAGCCGGCCGTCCCCGGGCCCCCCGCCCCGGAATCGGGGGCGACGGCGCCGGACCGGGGAACGCCCGAGGAGCCTCCCCTGTTGGCCCCCGGGGAGGACGAGGGCGACCCGCCCCCGCCGATCCCGGCGCCGACGGGCCCGGCGTGGGGACCCGAGCCCGACGACCCGGTCCTCTGGGAGTGGCCGGACGAGCTGCCCGGGCCCCCCCGGTCCGCCGCCGAGGCCCCCGCCCCCCACCCCGGCCCGGGGGCTCTCCCGGGGCCCGACGACGACCCGGCCCCCGGGCCCTCCCCCGGCCCGGCCGGGGTCGAAGCCGACCCCGACGCCCCGCCAGGCCGAGGGCCCCGACGGGTCCCCGACGAGCCGGAGCCGGGACCCGAGGCCGGGGCCGGGGCCGAGGAACCGGCCGGGACTGGCCCGGAGTCCTGGTCCGAGCCGGAAGCGGCCTTCCCGTTCTGGGACGACGAGGAGGGCTCGGGGCCGATGCCCTGGGATCCGGCCCGATCGGACGAGGAGATCGAGGCCGACCGGCTCGGCGACCGATTCGCGAAGGGCCCGCCGGGGGACGGGGTCCCCGGGGAGGCCGAGGGGGACCCGGACCGGACCGAGCGGGCCATCCCCCCCTTCGGGCCGGAGCTGCCCCCGACCGAGGCGAGCCGGTCGGCGGCCCTCGGGCCGGAGCTGCCCCCGACCGAGGAGGGCCGTCCCGCCTTCCCCGAACCGGACCTCTCGGAGACCCAGGCCAGCCGCCCCGCATTCCCGGCGCCGGGCTCGGACCCGGCGTCGACCGGGGAGCGGCGCCCCGCCTCCCGG carries:
- a CDS encoding DUF1559 domain-containing protein translates to MRPDHPPPIAGSRRLRGFTLIELLVVIAIIGVLIALLLPAVQSAREAARRAQCTNNMKQLALALHNYMDVNGTTPMGLYYQRNSDGDFYTSGSLFVPLMQFVEGTQVFNMMNFSLNMYASANTSVSAVGVATLWCPSDAAISESHTYPAGTGAFDGVELPMRYSSYAGNAGTWFQTPPNTSTVFGERMGQRNGMMYFVGFPPDIGKSGSAATIADVRDGTSNTFAFGERAHGMLPDSQIHDWQWWSSGNNGDTLFTTYHPLNPHRKIPNFECNAGCVNLGGGFSTWVNSASSFHPGGANFAFMDGSVRFLKDTIDSWPIDTSTGFPLGVSRPSPYLWVVAPAAKVGVYQALSTRKGGEVISADQF
- a CDS encoding DUF427 domain-containing protein, which produces MSNPHQITIEPVAGRVLVTYADKTIADSTRALALKEGAMATAYYLPREDVVMAAMDRGERSTHCPFKGDASYFRLSVGDRVIDDVAWSYEDPRAEVAAIKDHLSFDRDKVGAIVVQ
- a CDS encoding di-heme oxidoredictase family protein yields the protein MRPASSTRSSASLRRLGATAMLLLASPPTSRAADDGPAPPPPAEVLEAGRELFTRSWMPGDPRSRAGDGLGPVFNAQACVDCHDRGGVGGAGLSARNIEIASASGGAPGGAPGFFYAMNMNFAAGRFEYRFGPPPSGRAGREPDPADRARLEAIHPGFREASGVVLHRFGVDPEYASWRAGVPGRHGLVSVRISRRNPTPLFGVGRIDAIPDEAIEGAARRSSRARSTRGRVSRLPDGRVGRFGWKGQTATLEEFIRSAAAGELGLEVPGHSQAVDPRLPGIGAPGPDLDQADVGALTAFVRSLPGPVSDPDADDNRAELVEAGAETFRSLGCASCHVPDLGGVEGLYSDLLLHDMGPRLVDTGSYVAFGARPTAPAAVPVAEGSPASEHEWRTPPLWGLRDSGPYLHDGRAATISEAILLHDGQGLAASRRFSRLSGRRLEQLEAFLMSLAAPSEQEARPLFAIDP
- a CDS encoding Flp family type IVb pilin; this encodes MLRIADRLVRDDDAVAAVEYALMLALIVLASLLSITGLGNRVGSTFQVVMTALTN
- a CDS encoding DUF1552 domain-containing protein; amino-acid sequence: MARTTTRRDFVRRLGIGGAALPFILNLPSLGFANQGSRKQRLVVVFSPNGIFPDTFWPDEEGEDFQLKPILKPLEPFKGQTLVLNGVCDKVRGDGDNHMRGIGCLLTGAELFPGNIQGGSHTPAGWASGVSIDQEIKNYLQADESTRTRFGSLEFGVMVPDRADTWTRMSYAGPNKPLTPIDDPYQMFNKLYGRLKDQESLRSILDDLKDDLVKVRSAVSAEDRRLLDEHATFVREMEQQLASAGDIKDVGHAVPELEPGLDEAENDDMPRISKQQIDLMVNSFAADFARVATFQITNSVGQPKMRWIGIDEGHHELSHEPDSNEDAVDKLTRINTWYCEQVAYLAKRLAETPEPGGEGTMLDNTTIVWTNELGKGNSHTLNDIPFVLVGGGLGFKMGRSLKYKDAHHNRLLLSFAHAFGHRIERFGNPDFCGEGPLPNLT
- a CDS encoding DUF1592 domain-containing protein, which codes for MMMMSPPQDPARSRPLAAGPMAALAVALLGSPSLASPAEDELVARGAEIYRNQCAECHGDDGEGTELDYPYPLEGDKTVEGLAGYVDEEMPPGFAEECVGEDAEAVARYVYDAFYSEIARARNAPARIELARLTVPQYRNAVSDLVGSFRPRAHWGDERGLKGEYYNGRRTRRDNRVIERVDPRIDFDFGPGTPDPEDEGFDKPNEFSIQWEGSLLPPESGTYEIIVRTEHAIRVWLNDDEKELIDGYVQSGDMTEHHAEIDLLAGRPYRLRVEFSKANQGVKKEDEEQPEIPASISLEWAPPRRAAEVIPARHLSPEWAPRVFVPVTPFPPDDRSVGYDRGNTVSAAWESATTEGAIEVAAYVAEHLDELAGIERDDPDRDAKLRDFASTLVERAFRRPLSDEQRDLYVARQFDGAPDAGTAIKRVVLLTLKSPRFLYRELSEEPDAYDVASRISFALWDSIPDGPLLEAAAEGRLSTPEQVEEQARRMVGDQRARAKLLDFFHRWLKVEDVPDLAKDPEHFAEFDERVISDLRTSLDLFLEDVAWEDESADFRRLLLDRELYLNGRLAEFYGADLPADSPEFDEVAEGMGDRAGVLSHPYLLANLSYTAETSPIHRGVFLARGVLGQRLRPPPVAVSPLAPDLHQDLTTRERVALQTSPESCMSCHGMINPLGFALERFDAVGRFRPEEKGKPVDASGLYKTRTGETATFEGVRELAEFLASSEEVHDAFVEQVFQHLVKQPVRAYGPDTLADLRGDFAADGYNIRELLVEIVSRTALVPRQRPGLASASE